From Pseudophryne corroboree isolate aPseCor3 chromosome 3 unlocalized genomic scaffold, aPseCor3.hap2 SUPER_3_unloc_12, whole genome shotgun sequence, one genomic window encodes:
- the LOC134983310 gene encoding oocyte zinc finger protein XlCOF7.1-like isoform X2: protein MMANHRPLTSLDGPSNRDTPERCPRPLYSQDCTEENHRIPQEDQVERLSDIKTEDIEGEEETYVTDMKAEDTEGEEETYVTDIKAEDIEGEEETYVTDIKAEDLEGEEVTYVTDIKAEDTEGEEETYVTDIKAEDIEGEEETYVTDIKAEDIEGEEETYVTDIKVEDIEEEEETYVTDIKAEDIEGEEETYVTDIKAEDTEGEEETYVTDIKAEDTEGEEETYVTDIKAEDIEGEEETYVIDIKAEDIEGEEESYVTDIKTEDIEGEEETYVTDIKAEDTEGEEEMYVTDIKTEDIEGEEETYVTDIKAEDTEGEEETYVTDMKAEHIAGEEETYVTDIKAEDTEGEEETYVTDMKAEDIEGEEETYVTDIKAEDTEGEEETYVTDIKAEDIEGEEETYVTDIKTEDTEREEETYVTDIKAEDIEGEEETYVTDIKVEDIEGEEETYVTDIKAEDRDGEEETYVRGDQQCKEEEIPTDISTDGHTSRNISEGHLMLSPDCDMKDNDRIQDSPGDNPITPIIHPALSAGPSDPGKWSPDHSDVGASVTALTVDTVFTCSIDSKCFTQHTKLITHQPAKTGKRPFPCSECEKCFTCKSALVTHQRNHTGEKPFPCSECGKFFTRKSNLFTHQRSHTGEKPFPCSECEKCFTCKSALVTHQRNHTGEKPFPCSECGKFFTRKSFLVTHQRSHTGEKPFSCSECEECFTLKSNLVKHQRSHTGERPYPCPECGKCFLNKSHLVTHQRTHTGERPFACSECGKCFSSKSHLVRHQRTHTVEMPFACSECGKCFTQSSNMIKHQRTHTGEKPFSCSECGKCFLRKVCLVRHQRSHTGEKLFSCSECGKCFLSKSNLITHQRTHTGEKPFPCSECGKCFLSKAHLVSHQRTHTGEKTFSCSECGKCFLNKSNLVTHQRTHTGEKPFSCSECGKCFLSKSNLITHQRSHTGEKPFSCSECGKYFFSKAHLVSHQISHTGEKPFSCSECEKCFTLKSNLVKHQRSHTGERPYPCPECGKCFLNKLNLVTHQRTHTGERPFACSECGKCFSSKSHLVRHHRTHTVEIPFACS from the exons atgatggcgaatcaccggcccctcacatcactgg atgggcccagtaacagagataccccagagagatgtccccgtcctctgtattcccaggattgtacagaggagaatcacaggatcccacaggaggatcag gtagaacgtctgtctgatattaaaacagaagatatagagggagaagaagagacgtatgtgactgatatgaaggcagaagatacagagggagaagaagagacgtatgtgactgatataaaggcagaagatatagagggagaagaagagacgtatgtgactgatataaaggcagaagatctagagggagaagaagtgacgtatgtgactgatataaaggcagaagatacagagggagaagaagagacgtatgtgactgatataaaggcagaagatatagagggagaagaagagacgtatgtgactgatataaaggcagaagatatagagggagaagaagagacgtatgtgactgatataaaggtagaagatatagaggaagaagaagagacgtatgtgactgatataaaggcagaagatatagagggagaagaagagacgtatgtgactgatataaaggcagaagatacagagggagaagaagagacgtatgtgactgatataaaggcagaagatacagagggagaagaagagacgtatgtgactgacataaaggcagaagatatagagggagaagaagagacgtatgtgattgatataaaggcagaagatatagagggagaagaagagtcgtatgtgactgatataaaaacagaagatatagagggagaagaagagacgtatgtgactgatataaaggcagaagatacagagggagaagaagagatgtatgtgactgatataaagacagaagatatagagggagaagaagagacgtatgttactgatataaaggcagaagatacagagggagaagaagagacgtatgtgactgatatgaaggcagaacatattgcgggagaagaagagacgtatgtgactgatataaaggcagaagatacagagggagaagaagagacgtatgtgactgatatgaaggcagaagatatagagggagaagaagagacatatgtgactgatataaaggcagaggatacagagggagaagaagagacgtatgtgactgatataaaggcagaagatatagagggagaagaagagacgtatgtgactgatataaagacagaagatacagagcgagaggaagagacgtatgtgactgatataaaggcagaagatatagagggagaagaagagacgtatgtgactgatataaaggtagaagatatagagggagaagaagagacgtatgtgactgatataaaggcagaagatagagatggagaagaagagacgtatgtgaggggtgatcagcagtgtaaggaggaggagatccctacagatatcagcacag atggacacacaagcaggaatatctcagaaggacatctaatgttatccccggattgtgacatgaaAGATAATGACAGaatacaggattctccaggagataaccccattaccccaattatacatccagctctatcagctggtccctctgatcctgggaaatggtctcctgatcactctgatgttggtgcatctgttacagctctgacagtagatacagtattTACCTGTTCTATAGATTCCAAATGTTTTACGCagcacacaaagcttattacccatcagcctgCTAAGACAGgtaagaggccatttccatgttctgagtgtgagaaatgttttacatgcaaatcagctcttgttacacatcagagaaatcacacaggtgagaagccatttccatgttctgagtgtggcaaattttttacacggaaatcaaatctttttacacatcagagaagtcacacaggtgagaagccatttccatgttctgagtgtgagaaatgttttacatgcaaatcagctcttgttacacatcagagaaatcacacaggtgagaagccatttccatgttctgagtgtggcaaaTTTTTTACACGGAAATcttttcttgttacacatcagagaagtcacacaggtgagaagccattttcatgttctgagtgtgaggaatgttttacactgaaatcaaatcttgttaaacatcagagaagtcacacaggtgagaggccatatccatgtcctgagtgtgggaaatgttttttaaataaatcacatcttgttacgcatcagagaactcacacaggtgagaggccatttgcatgctcagagtgtgggaaatgtttttcaagtaaatcacatcttgttaggcatcagagaactcacacagttgAGATGCCATTTGcatgctcagagtgtgggaaatgttttacacagagctCAAATATGATTAAACATCAGAGAacgcatacaggtgagaagccattttcctgttctgagtgtggaaaatgttttttacGTAAAGTctgtcttgttagacatcagagaagtcacacaggtgaaaagctgttttcatgctctgagtgtgggaaatgttttttaagtaaatcgaatcttattacacatcagagaactcacacaggtgagaagccatttccctgttctgagtgtgggaaatgttttttaagtaaagcacatctagtttcacatcagagaactcacacaggtgagaagacattttcctgttctgagtgtgggaaatgttttttaaataaatcgaatcttgttacacatcagagaactcacacaggtgagaagccattttcctgttctgagtgtgggaaatgttttttaagtaaatcgaatcttattacacatcagagaagtcacacaggtgagaagccattttcctgttctgagtgtgggaaatatttttttagtaaagcacatctagtttcacatcagataagtcacacaggtgagaagccattttcatgttctgagtgtgagaaatgttttacactgaaatcaaatcttgttaaacatcagagaagtcacacaggtgagaggccatatccatgtcctgagtgtgggaaatgttttttaaataaattaaatcttgttacgcatcagagaactcacacaggtgagaggccatttgcatgctcagagtgtgggaaatgtttttcaagtaaatcacatcttgttagacatcatagAACTCACACAGTTGAGATACCATTTGCATGctcatga
- the LOC134983310 gene encoding oocyte zinc finger protein XlCOF7.1-like isoform X1 yields MMANHRPLTSLDGPSNRDTPERCPRPLYSQDCTEENHRIPQEDQVERLSDIKTEDIEGEEETYVTDMKAEDTEGEEETYVTDIKAEDIEGEEETYVTDIKAEDLEGEEVTYVTDIKAEDTEGEEETYVTDIKAEDIEGEEETYVTDIKAEDIEGEEETYVTDIKVEDIEEEEETYVTDIKAEDIEGEEETYVTDIKAEDTEGEEETYVTDIKAEDTEGEEETYVTDIKAEDIEGEEETYVIDIKAEDIEGEEESYVTDIKTEDIEGEEETYVTDIKAEDTEGEEEMYVTDIKTEDIEGEEETYVTDIKAEDTEGEEETYVTDMKAEHIAGEEETYVTDIKAEDTEGEEETYVTDMKAEDIEGEEETYVTDIKAEDTEGEEETYVTDIKAEDIEGEEETYVTDIKTEDTEREEETYVTDIKAEDIEGEEETYVTDIKVEDIEGEEETYVTDIKAEDRDGEEETYVRGDQQCKEEEIPTDISTADGHTSRNISEGHLMLSPDCDMKDNDRIQDSPGDNPITPIIHPALSAGPSDPGKWSPDHSDVGASVTALTVDTVFTCSIDSKCFTQHTKLITHQPAKTGKRPFPCSECEKCFTCKSALVTHQRNHTGEKPFPCSECGKFFTRKSNLFTHQRSHTGEKPFPCSECEKCFTCKSALVTHQRNHTGEKPFPCSECGKFFTRKSFLVTHQRSHTGEKPFSCSECEECFTLKSNLVKHQRSHTGERPYPCPECGKCFLNKSHLVTHQRTHTGERPFACSECGKCFSSKSHLVRHQRTHTVEMPFACSECGKCFTQSSNMIKHQRTHTGEKPFSCSECGKCFLRKVCLVRHQRSHTGEKLFSCSECGKCFLSKSNLITHQRTHTGEKPFPCSECGKCFLSKAHLVSHQRTHTGEKTFSCSECGKCFLNKSNLVTHQRTHTGEKPFSCSECGKCFLSKSNLITHQRSHTGEKPFSCSECGKYFFSKAHLVSHQISHTGEKPFSCSECEKCFTLKSNLVKHQRSHTGERPYPCPECGKCFLNKLNLVTHQRTHTGERPFACSECGKCFSSKSHLVRHHRTHTVEIPFACS; encoded by the exons atgatggcgaatcaccggcccctcacatcactgg atgggcccagtaacagagataccccagagagatgtccccgtcctctgtattcccaggattgtacagaggagaatcacaggatcccacaggaggatcag gtagaacgtctgtctgatattaaaacagaagatatagagggagaagaagagacgtatgtgactgatatgaaggcagaagatacagagggagaagaagagacgtatgtgactgatataaaggcagaagatatagagggagaagaagagacgtatgtgactgatataaaggcagaagatctagagggagaagaagtgacgtatgtgactgatataaaggcagaagatacagagggagaagaagagacgtatgtgactgatataaaggcagaagatatagagggagaagaagagacgtatgtgactgatataaaggcagaagatatagagggagaagaagagacgtatgtgactgatataaaggtagaagatatagaggaagaagaagagacgtatgtgactgatataaaggcagaagatatagagggagaagaagagacgtatgtgactgatataaaggcagaagatacagagggagaagaagagacgtatgtgactgatataaaggcagaagatacagagggagaagaagagacgtatgtgactgacataaaggcagaagatatagagggagaagaagagacgtatgtgattgatataaaggcagaagatatagagggagaagaagagtcgtatgtgactgatataaaaacagaagatatagagggagaagaagagacgtatgtgactgatataaaggcagaagatacagagggagaagaagagatgtatgtgactgatataaagacagaagatatagagggagaagaagagacgtatgttactgatataaaggcagaagatacagagggagaagaagagacgtatgtgactgatatgaaggcagaacatattgcgggagaagaagagacgtatgtgactgatataaaggcagaagatacagagggagaagaagagacgtatgtgactgatatgaaggcagaagatatagagggagaagaagagacatatgtgactgatataaaggcagaggatacagagggagaagaagagacgtatgtgactgatataaaggcagaagatatagagggagaagaagagacgtatgtgactgatataaagacagaagatacagagcgagaggaagagacgtatgtgactgatataaaggcagaagatatagagggagaagaagagacgtatgtgactgatataaaggtagaagatatagagggagaagaagagacgtatgtgactgatataaaggcagaagatagagatggagaagaagagacgtatgtgaggggtgatcagcagtgtaaggaggaggagatccctacagatatcagcacag cagatggacacacaagcaggaatatctcagaaggacatctaatgttatccccggattgtgacatgaaAGATAATGACAGaatacaggattctccaggagataaccccattaccccaattatacatccagctctatcagctggtccctctgatcctgggaaatggtctcctgatcactctgatgttggtgcatctgttacagctctgacagtagatacagtattTACCTGTTCTATAGATTCCAAATGTTTTACGCagcacacaaagcttattacccatcagcctgCTAAGACAGgtaagaggccatttccatgttctgagtgtgagaaatgttttacatgcaaatcagctcttgttacacatcagagaaatcacacaggtgagaagccatttccatgttctgagtgtggcaaattttttacacggaaatcaaatctttttacacatcagagaagtcacacaggtgagaagccatttccatgttctgagtgtgagaaatgttttacatgcaaatcagctcttgttacacatcagagaaatcacacaggtgagaagccatttccatgttctgagtgtggcaaaTTTTTTACACGGAAATcttttcttgttacacatcagagaagtcacacaggtgagaagccattttcatgttctgagtgtgaggaatgttttacactgaaatcaaatcttgttaaacatcagagaagtcacacaggtgagaggccatatccatgtcctgagtgtgggaaatgttttttaaataaatcacatcttgttacgcatcagagaactcacacaggtgagaggccatttgcatgctcagagtgtgggaaatgtttttcaagtaaatcacatcttgttaggcatcagagaactcacacagttgAGATGCCATTTGcatgctcagagtgtgggaaatgttttacacagagctCAAATATGATTAAACATCAGAGAacgcatacaggtgagaagccattttcctgttctgagtgtggaaaatgttttttacGTAAAGTctgtcttgttagacatcagagaagtcacacaggtgaaaagctgttttcatgctctgagtgtgggaaatgttttttaagtaaatcgaatcttattacacatcagagaactcacacaggtgagaagccatttccctgttctgagtgtgggaaatgttttttaagtaaagcacatctagtttcacatcagagaactcacacaggtgagaagacattttcctgttctgagtgtgggaaatgttttttaaataaatcgaatcttgttacacatcagagaactcacacaggtgagaagccattttcctgttctgagtgtgggaaatgttttttaagtaaatcgaatcttattacacatcagagaagtcacacaggtgagaagccattttcctgttctgagtgtgggaaatatttttttagtaaagcacatctagtttcacatcagataagtcacacaggtgagaagccattttcatgttctgagtgtgagaaatgttttacactgaaatcaaatcttgttaaacatcagagaagtcacacaggtgagaggccatatccatgtcctgagtgtgggaaatgttttttaaataaattaaatcttgttacgcatcagagaactcacacaggtgagaggccatttgcatgctcagagtgtgggaaatgtttttcaagtaaatcacatcttgttagacatcatagAACTCACACAGTTGAGATACCATTTGCATGctcatga